Proteins co-encoded in one Balearica regulorum gibbericeps isolate bBalReg1 chromosome 16, bBalReg1.pri, whole genome shotgun sequence genomic window:
- the KIF3B gene encoding kinesin-like protein KIF3B isoform X2 has translation MSKLKSSESVRVVVRCRPMNSKEKTASYEKVVNVDVKLGQVSVKNPRGTSHELPKTFTFDAVYDWNSKQVELYDETFRPLVDSVLQGFNGTIFAYGQTGTGKTYTMEGVRGDPEKRGVIPNSFDHIFTHISRSQNQQYLVRASYLEIYQEEIRDLLSKDQSKRLELKERPDTGVYVKDLSSFVTKSVKEIEHVMNVGNQNRSVGATNMNEHSSRSHAIFVITIECSELGLDGENHIRVGKLNLVDLAGSERQAKTGAQGERLKEATKINLSLSALGNVISALVDGKSTHIPYRDSKLTRLLQDSLGGNAKTVMVANIGPASYNVEETLTTLRYANRAKNIKNKPRVNEDPKDALLREFQEEIARLKAQLEKRSIGKRKRRERRRDGGEEEEDAEEGEDEGDDKDDYWREQQEKLEIEKKAIVEDHSLVAEEKMRLLKEKEKKMEDLRREKEATEMLSAKIKAMESKLLVGGKNIVDHTNEQQKILEQKRQEIAEQKRREREIQQQMESRDEETLELKETYSSLQQEVDIKTKKLKKLFSKLQAVKAEIHDLQEEHIKERQELEQTQNELTRELKLKHLIIENFIPLEEKNKIMNRSFFDEEEDQWKLHPITRLDNQQMMKRPVSAVGYKRPLSQHARTSMMIRPEARYRAENIVLLELDMPSRTTRDYEGPAIAPKVQAALEAALQDEDEIQVDASTFESTSNKKSKPRHK, from the exons ATGTCTAAATTAAAGAGCTCTGAGTCTGTTAGGGTGGTGGTGCGATGCCGGCCAATGAACAGCAAAGAGAAGACAGCTTCGTATGAAAAAGTTGTTAATGTGGATGTCAAGTTAGGGCAGGTGTCAGTGAAGAATCCACGGGGAACATCTCATGAACTGCCTAAAACTTTCACCTTCGATGCTGTGTACGACTGGAATTCCAAACAGGTTGAACTCTACGATGAGACCTTCAGACCTCTCGTGGACTCTGTTCTGCAAGGGTTTAATGGGACAATCTTTGCATATGGGCAGACTGGGACAGGGAAAACATATACAATGGAAGGGGTGCGTGGTGATCCTGAAAAAAGAGGGGTCATCCCCAATTCGTTCGATCACATCTTCACCCACATCTCTAGATCTCAAAATCAGCAATACCTAGTTAGAGCATCTTATTTGGAAATATACCAAGAAGAAATCAGAGACTTGTTATCAAAGGATCAGTCCAAGCGGCTGGAGTTAAAGGAGAGGCCAGATACAGGTGTATACGTTAAGGATTTGTCCTCCTTTGTTACAAAAAGTGTCAAAGAGATCGAGCATGTCATGAATGTGGGAAACCAAAACCGCTCGGTTGGTGCCACCAACATGAATGAACACAGCTCTCGATCTCATGCCATTTTTGTCATCACTATCGAATGCAGCGAGTTAGGACTTGATGGAGAGAATCACATCCGCGTTGGGAAACTCAACCTGGTAGACCTTGCAGGCAGCGAGCGGCAAGCTAAGACTGGAGCACAGGGGGAAAGGTTAAAGGAAGCTACTAAAATCAATCTCTCTCTTTCAGCTTTGGGCAACGTTATCTCTGCCCTAGTAGATGGCAAAAGCACACACATTCCATACCGGGACTCAAAGCTGACCAGGTTACTTCAGGACTCATTAGGTGGCAATGCCAAAACCGTGATGGTGGCCAATATAGGCCCTGCCTCTTACAATGTAGAGGAAACTCTGACGACGCTGAGATACGCCAATCGTGCCAAAAACATCAAGAACAAGCCGCGAGTGAATGAGGATCCTAAGGATGCTCTGCTACGAGAATTCCAGGAAGAGATTGCTCGACTCAAGGCACAGTTGGAAAAACGGTCTATTggcaaaagaaagaggagggaaaggaggagagatggtggggaagaggaggaggacgcTGAAGAGGGTGAGGATGAAGGAGATGACAAAGATGACTATTGGAGggagcaacaagaaaagctggAGATTGAGAAGAAAGCTATAGTTGAGGATCACAGCTTGgtagcagaagaaaagatgagactgctgaaagagaaggagaagaaaatggaggaCCTGAGGCGAGAGAAGGAAGCAACAGAAATGTTGAGTGCTAAAATCAAG GCAATGGAAAGCAAGCTTCTGGTGGGAGGGAAAAATATTGTAGATCACACCAATGAACAGCAGAAAATCCTGGAACAGAAACGACAGGAAATCGCAGAACAG AAACGCCGGGAGCGAGAGATCCAGCAACAGATGGAAAGTCGGGATGAGGAAACACTAGAGCTGAAGGAGACCTATAGTTCCCTTCAGCAAGAGGTGGATATAAAGACCAAAAAACtcaaaaag TTATTTTCCAAGTTGCAAGCTGTGAAGGCAGAGATTCATGATCTCCAAGAAGAGCACATCAAGGAGCGCCAGGAACTGGAACAGACCCAGAATGAACTTACCAGGGAACTGAAGCTAAA GCACCTGATTATTGAAAATTTTATTCccttggaagaaaagaataagatCATGAACAGATCATTCTTTGATGAAGAGGAAGACCAGTGGAAACTGCATCCCATAACCCGTCTGGA TAACCAGCAGATGATGAAAAGACCGGTATCTGCTGTAGGATACAAAAGGCCACTGAGCCAACACGCCAGGACGTCCATGATGATTCGTCCAGAGGCTCGGTACAGG GCAGAGAATATTGTATTACTGGAACTTGACATGCCCAGCCGAACGACGAGAGACTACGAAGGTCCAGCCATTGCTCCCAAAGTTCAGGCAGCTCttgaagcagctctgcaggatgaAGATGAGATACAGGTGGATGCTTCAACCTTTGAGAgcacttcaaataaaaaatcaaaacccag GCATAAGTAA
- the KIF3B gene encoding kinesin-like protein KIF3B isoform X1, with amino-acid sequence MSKLKSSESVRVVVRCRPMNSKEKTASYEKVVNVDVKLGQVSVKNPRGTSHELPKTFTFDAVYDWNSKQVELYDETFRPLVDSVLQGFNGTIFAYGQTGTGKTYTMEGVRGDPEKRGVIPNSFDHIFTHISRSQNQQYLVRASYLEIYQEEIRDLLSKDQSKRLELKERPDTGVYVKDLSSFVTKSVKEIEHVMNVGNQNRSVGATNMNEHSSRSHAIFVITIECSELGLDGENHIRVGKLNLVDLAGSERQAKTGAQGERLKEATKINLSLSALGNVISALVDGKSTHIPYRDSKLTRLLQDSLGGNAKTVMVANIGPASYNVEETLTTLRYANRAKNIKNKPRVNEDPKDALLREFQEEIARLKAQLEKRSIGKRKRRERRRDGGEEEEDAEEGEDEGDDKDDYWREQQEKLEIEKKAIVEDHSLVAEEKMRLLKEKEKKMEDLRREKEATEMLSAKIKAMESKLLVGGKNIVDHTNEQQKILEQKRQEIAEQKRREREIQQQMESRDEETLELKETYSSLQQEVDIKTKKLKKLFSKLQAVKAEIHDLQEEHIKERQELEQTQNELTRELKLKHLIIENFIPLEEKNKIMNRSFFDEEEDQWKLHPITRLDNQQMMKRPVSAVGYKRPLSQHARTSMMIRPEARYRAENIVLLELDMPSRTTRDYEGPAIAPKVQAALEAALQDEDEIQVDASTFESTSNKKSKPRPKTGRKSGGSSSAGTHSSQLYPQSRGLVPK; translated from the exons ATGTCTAAATTAAAGAGCTCTGAGTCTGTTAGGGTGGTGGTGCGATGCCGGCCAATGAACAGCAAAGAGAAGACAGCTTCGTATGAAAAAGTTGTTAATGTGGATGTCAAGTTAGGGCAGGTGTCAGTGAAGAATCCACGGGGAACATCTCATGAACTGCCTAAAACTTTCACCTTCGATGCTGTGTACGACTGGAATTCCAAACAGGTTGAACTCTACGATGAGACCTTCAGACCTCTCGTGGACTCTGTTCTGCAAGGGTTTAATGGGACAATCTTTGCATATGGGCAGACTGGGACAGGGAAAACATATACAATGGAAGGGGTGCGTGGTGATCCTGAAAAAAGAGGGGTCATCCCCAATTCGTTCGATCACATCTTCACCCACATCTCTAGATCTCAAAATCAGCAATACCTAGTTAGAGCATCTTATTTGGAAATATACCAAGAAGAAATCAGAGACTTGTTATCAAAGGATCAGTCCAAGCGGCTGGAGTTAAAGGAGAGGCCAGATACAGGTGTATACGTTAAGGATTTGTCCTCCTTTGTTACAAAAAGTGTCAAAGAGATCGAGCATGTCATGAATGTGGGAAACCAAAACCGCTCGGTTGGTGCCACCAACATGAATGAACACAGCTCTCGATCTCATGCCATTTTTGTCATCACTATCGAATGCAGCGAGTTAGGACTTGATGGAGAGAATCACATCCGCGTTGGGAAACTCAACCTGGTAGACCTTGCAGGCAGCGAGCGGCAAGCTAAGACTGGAGCACAGGGGGAAAGGTTAAAGGAAGCTACTAAAATCAATCTCTCTCTTTCAGCTTTGGGCAACGTTATCTCTGCCCTAGTAGATGGCAAAAGCACACACATTCCATACCGGGACTCAAAGCTGACCAGGTTACTTCAGGACTCATTAGGTGGCAATGCCAAAACCGTGATGGTGGCCAATATAGGCCCTGCCTCTTACAATGTAGAGGAAACTCTGACGACGCTGAGATACGCCAATCGTGCCAAAAACATCAAGAACAAGCCGCGAGTGAATGAGGATCCTAAGGATGCTCTGCTACGAGAATTCCAGGAAGAGATTGCTCGACTCAAGGCACAGTTGGAAAAACGGTCTATTggcaaaagaaagaggagggaaaggaggagagatggtggggaagaggaggaggacgcTGAAGAGGGTGAGGATGAAGGAGATGACAAAGATGACTATTGGAGggagcaacaagaaaagctggAGATTGAGAAGAAAGCTATAGTTGAGGATCACAGCTTGgtagcagaagaaaagatgagactgctgaaagagaaggagaagaaaatggaggaCCTGAGGCGAGAGAAGGAAGCAACAGAAATGTTGAGTGCTAAAATCAAG GCAATGGAAAGCAAGCTTCTGGTGGGAGGGAAAAATATTGTAGATCACACCAATGAACAGCAGAAAATCCTGGAACAGAAACGACAGGAAATCGCAGAACAG AAACGCCGGGAGCGAGAGATCCAGCAACAGATGGAAAGTCGGGATGAGGAAACACTAGAGCTGAAGGAGACCTATAGTTCCCTTCAGCAAGAGGTGGATATAAAGACCAAAAAACtcaaaaag TTATTTTCCAAGTTGCAAGCTGTGAAGGCAGAGATTCATGATCTCCAAGAAGAGCACATCAAGGAGCGCCAGGAACTGGAACAGACCCAGAATGAACTTACCAGGGAACTGAAGCTAAA GCACCTGATTATTGAAAATTTTATTCccttggaagaaaagaataagatCATGAACAGATCATTCTTTGATGAAGAGGAAGACCAGTGGAAACTGCATCCCATAACCCGTCTGGA TAACCAGCAGATGATGAAAAGACCGGTATCTGCTGTAGGATACAAAAGGCCACTGAGCCAACACGCCAGGACGTCCATGATGATTCGTCCAGAGGCTCGGTACAGG GCAGAGAATATTGTATTACTGGAACTTGACATGCCCAGCCGAACGACGAGAGACTACGAAGGTCCAGCCATTGCTCCCAAAGTTCAGGCAGCTCttgaagcagctctgcaggatgaAGATGAGATACAGGTGGATGCTTCAACCTTTGAGAgcacttcaaataaaaaatcaaaacccag GCCTAAAACTGGAAGGAAATCAGGGGGATCCTCTTCAGCAGGCACCCATAGTTCACAGCTCTACCCACAGTCCCGAGGGCTGGTTCCAAAGTAA